In one Bufo gargarizans isolate SCDJY-AF-19 chromosome 11, ASM1485885v1, whole genome shotgun sequence genomic region, the following are encoded:
- the LOC122921997 gene encoding uncharacterized protein LOC122921997 isoform X3, with protein sequence MSERPLSVEEMLEWLRREAEVRGPGWLQEQVGACVIAPASAATPTVRAVRPRRGVPPARLSPDCTPRVRRRVGSPSRDPPRRRGSAQPSAGRSRRGRNPGTRRGPERSGTPLPPLSPASPEDAGPGTVDRPSPGPSGRSTQRGEEIHVRRVAQSEQEELCRPSAGAGAAAEDRRPVSIIQRAVRDVREESPSTSRRSAEVEDVRRESGSAAAGITAPVVPGFPVALVWILGHSYVFWGAIRADVRPNGRQLGLSSAVATVRWLGVRGMLWGGVLREVQRFSRLDRPPDVLVLHVGGNDLGRRPFRELVRDVKFDLLRIWALFPGVVTVWSDIVPRKSWREARSVESINKARIKVNRAVGRFMARNGAVAVRHEELEKGVGAFWRADGVHLNAVGTDLWSLGIQNGVEIALRMWRDAQA encoded by the exons ATGTCGGAGCGGCCGTTATCAGTAGAGGAGATGTTGGAGTGGCTGCGCAGGgaggcggaggtgcgggggcctggctggtTGCAGGAGCAGGTGGGTGCGTGCGTCATTGCCCCTGCTTCTGCAGCTACCCCCACTGTGAGGGCTGTCCGGCCGCGGCGGGGTGTCCCACCGGCGCGCCTTAGTCCTGACTGCACCCCCAGGGTCCGGCGCCGAGTGGGGAGCCCCTCCAGGGACCCTCCGCGGCGGAGAGGGTCTGCTCAGCCTTCAGCAGGGCGCTCTCGTCGCGGGAGGAATCCCGGTACACGGCGGGGCCCGGAGCGGAGTGGGACGCCCCTTCCCCCACTCTCACCTGCTAGTCCTGAGGATGCGGGACCAGGAACGGTGGACCGGCCCAGTCCAGGTCCCAGCGGGCGGTCTACTCAGCGGGGTGAGGAGATCCATGTGCGGCGGGTTGCGCAGTCGGAGCAGGAAGAGCTGTGCAGGCCCAGTGCAGGAGCGGGAGCGGCGGCAGAGGACCGGAGGCCAGTCAGCATCATCCAGCGGGCAGTTCGAGACGTCCGGGAGGAGTCGCCTTCTACGTCCAGGAGGAGTGCCGAAGTAGAGGATGTGcggcgggagtcaggatctgcggcAGCGGGAAtcacagcgcccgtggtgcctg GTTTTCCGGTGGCCTTGGTCTGGATTTTAGGACATTCCTATGTGTTCTGGGGGGCGATTAGAGCCGATGTTAGGCCGAATGGCCGCCAGCTGGGGCTGAGCTCGGCGGTGGCTACGGTCAGGTGGTTAGGGGTTAGAGGAATGTTGTGGGGTGGGGTTTTGCGGGAGGTGCAGCGTTTTTCACGGTTGGACAGGCCTCCGGATGTGTTGGTGCTTCATGTGGGGGGCAACGATTTAGGGAGGCGGCCGTTTAGGGAGTTGGTGCGAGATGTGAAGTTCGACCTGCTGAGGATTTGGGCGTTATTTCCGGGTGTTGTTACGGTGTGGTCTGACATAGTGCCGCGTAAGTCGTGGAGGGAGGCCAGGTCGGTCGAGAGCATTAATAAAGCCCGGATCaaggtgaatagggcggtgggcagGTTTATGGCGCGGAATGGGGCTGTGGCGGTACGTCATGAGGAGTTGGAAAAAGGAGTCGGTGCATTTTGGAGGGCGGATGGAGTGCATTTGAATGCGGTAGGGACTGATCTGTGGTCTTTGGGGATCCAAAATGGAGTGGAGATAGCGTTacggatgtggagggacgcgcaggctTGA
- the LOC122921997 gene encoding uncharacterized protein LOC122921997 isoform X1, with protein sequence MRGTADLELSANSSMNAQGVEGHMGLAVALGAEGRRGGMVLERGRTPVRVERMQEFLDRYPDRAAARLLGEGFRWGFRIPAEVTAGPVVHKNLRSALEHADVVTEKLNREVALGRMAGPFKVPPLPSLRVSPVGVVPKKEPNKFRLIHHLSFPKGASVNDGIDPELCSVVYTSFDAAVGWVRRCGQGALLAKVDVEAAFRLLPVHVESMGLLGCYWGGEYFVDRCLPMGCSLSCAYFEAFSSFLEWVVVEVSGCASVIHYLDDFLCLGPANSRVCSLLLHTVQSVFARFGVPLAVEKTVGPVTELCFLGIVIDTVRMECRLPADKLLDLRREISQAIGREKIRLRELQSLLGKLNFACQIMPMGRIFCRRLAAATAGVSAPYHFIRLRKELKGDLRVWAEFLERYNGRTLIMGEVCDCADFELYTDASGGVGFGAYCQGQWCAGGWPESWVERGWVSNIALLELFPIVMAVVLWGDRFANRKVRFNCDNLGVVQAINSLSASSPPVVRLLQFLVLQCLSINVWVVARHVAGVTNSVADSLSRLQWDRFRLLVPEAELEGLECPSWLWGILEER encoded by the coding sequence atgagggGAACTGCAGATTTGGAGCTAAGTGCAAATTCAAGCATGAATGCTCAGGGTGTGGAGGGGCACATGGGGTTAGCCGTTGCTTTAGGGGCGGAAGGCAGAAGGGGGGGGATGGTGTTGGAAAGGGGTcggacgccggtgcgggtggaaaGGATGCAGGAATTTCTAGATAGGTACCCGGACCGGGCGGCGGCCAGGCTATTGGGGGAGGGTTTTAGGTGGGGTTTTCGCATCCCGGCAGAGGTAACGGCGGGGCCTGTGGTTCATAAGAATCTTAGGTCCGCGCTTGAGCATGCGGATGTGGTGACCGAGAAGTTGAATAGGGAGGTTGcgttggggcggatggcgggcccGTTTAAGGTGCCGCCGCTTCCGAGCCTGAGGGTGTCTCCTGTGGGGGTGGTGCCCaagaaggagccgaataagtttcggctcattcatcatttgtctttTCCGAagggtgcgtcggtcaatgatggtatagatcctgaattgtgttcggtggtgtatacgtcatttgatgcggctgttgGATGGGTGAGACGGTGTGGGCAGGGGGCGCTGTTGGCGAAAGTTGATGTTGAAGCGGCGTTTCGGTTGCTTCCGGTGcatgtggagagcatgggtttgttgggatgttattgggggggggagtattttgtggatagATGTTTGCCTATGGGGTGCTCTCTCTCGTGTGCGTATTTTGAGGCGTTCAGTtcatttttggagtgggtggtggtgGAGGTTTCGGGTTGTGCGTCGGTTATCCACTATCTAGATGACTTTTTGTGTTTGGGCCCGGCGAATTCTCGGGTATGTTCTTTGTTGTTACACACGGTTCAGTCGGTTTTTGCACGTTTTGGGGTGCCGCTAGCGGTGGAGAAGACGGTGGGCCCTGTTACCGAGTTGTGTTTTCTGGGGATTGTTATAGACACGGTCAGGATGGAGTGTCGGCTTCCGGCGGACAAGTTGCTGGATTTGAGGCGTGAGATCAGTCAGGCCATAGGGAGGGAGAAGATTAGGTTGCGGGAGCTGCAGTCATTGTTGGGGAAGCTTAATTTTGCGTGTCAAATTATGCCGATGGGGAGGATTTTTTGTAGACGGCTGGCTGCCGCTACAGCCGGGGTGTCAGCGCCGTATCACTTTATTAGGTTGCGGAAAGAGTTGAAGGGCGATTTAAGGGTGTGGGCAGAGTTTTTGGAACGTTATAATGGTAGAACGTTGATTATGGGGGAGGTTTGCGATTGTGCAGATTTTGAGTTGTATACGGATGCGTCTGGGGGGGTGGGTTTTGGTGCTTACTGTcaggggcagtggtgtgcgggcGGATGGCCGGAGTCGTGGGTGGAGCGCGGTTGGGTGTCAAATATTGCGCTGTTGGAGTTGTTTCCTATTGTGATGGCGGTTGTATTGTGGGGGGATAGGTTTGCGAATAGGAAGGTGCGCTTTaattgtgacaatttgggggttGTTCAGGCTATTAACAGCCTGTCAGCGTCCTCCCCTCCGGTGGTTAGGCTGTTACAGTTTTTGGTGTTGCAGTGTTTGTCAATTAATGTTTGGGTGGTGGCGAGGCATGTGGCGGGTGTGACTAATTCTGTGGCGGACTCTCTTTCTCGTTTACAGTGGGACCGGTTCCGGCTTCTTGTTCCAGAAGCGGAGTtggagggtctggagtgtccgtcgTGGCTGTGGGGGATCTTGGAGGAGAGGTGA
- the LOC122921997 gene encoding uncharacterized protein LOC122921997 isoform X2 — translation MSERPLSVEEMLEWLRREAEVRGPGWLQEQVGACVIAPASAATPTVRAVRPRRGVPPARLSPDCTPRVRRRVGSPSRDPPRRRGSAQPSAGRSRRGRNPGTRRGPERSGTPLPPLSPASPEDAGPGTVDRPSPGPSGRSTQRGEEIHVRRVAQSEQEELCRPSAGAGAAAEDRRPVSIIQRAVRDVREESPSTSRRSAEVEDVRRESGSAAAGITAPVVPVGPVPASCSRSGVGGSGVSVVAVGDLGGEVMGLLRDSLSPGFPVALVWILGHSYVFWGAIRADVRPNGRQLGLSSAVATVRWLGVRGMLWGGVLREVQRFSRLDRPPDVLVLHVGGNDLGRRPFRELVRDVKFDLLRIWALFPGVVTVWSDIVPRKSWREARSVESINKARIKVNRAVGRFMARNGAVAVRHEELEKGVGAFWRADGVHLNAVGTDLWSLGIQNGVEIALRMWRDAQA, via the exons ATGTCGGAGCGGCCGTTATCAGTAGAGGAGATGTTGGAGTGGCTGCGCAGGgaggcggaggtgcgggggcctggctggtTGCAGGAGCAGGTGGGTGCGTGCGTCATTGCCCCTGCTTCTGCAGCTACCCCCACTGTGAGGGCTGTCCGGCCGCGGCGGGGTGTCCCACCGGCGCGCCTTAGTCCTGACTGCACCCCCAGGGTCCGGCGCCGAGTGGGGAGCCCCTCCAGGGACCCTCCGCGGCGGAGAGGGTCTGCTCAGCCTTCAGCAGGGCGCTCTCGTCGCGGGAGGAATCCCGGTACACGGCGGGGCCCGGAGCGGAGTGGGACGCCCCTTCCCCCACTCTCACCTGCTAGTCCTGAGGATGCGGGACCAGGAACGGTGGACCGGCCCAGTCCAGGTCCCAGCGGGCGGTCTACTCAGCGGGGTGAGGAGATCCATGTGCGGCGGGTTGCGCAGTCGGAGCAGGAAGAGCTGTGCAGGCCCAGTGCAGGAGCGGGAGCGGCGGCAGAGGACCGGAGGCCAGTCAGCATCATCCAGCGGGCAGTTCGAGACGTCCGGGAGGAGTCGCCTTCTACGTCCAGGAGGAGTGCCGAAGTAGAGGATGTGcggcgggagtcaggatctgcggcAGCGGGAAtcacagcgcccgtggtgcctg TGGGACCGGTTCCGGCTTCTTGTTCCAGAAGCGGAGTtggagggtctggagtgtccgtcgTGGCTGTGGGGGATCTTGGAGGAGAGGTGATGGGGTTGCTTAGGGATTCGCTGAGCCCTG GTTTTCCGGTGGCCTTGGTCTGGATTTTAGGACATTCCTATGTGTTCTGGGGGGCGATTAGAGCCGATGTTAGGCCGAATGGCCGCCAGCTGGGGCTGAGCTCGGCGGTGGCTACGGTCAGGTGGTTAGGGGTTAGAGGAATGTTGTGGGGTGGGGTTTTGCGGGAGGTGCAGCGTTTTTCACGGTTGGACAGGCCTCCGGATGTGTTGGTGCTTCATGTGGGGGGCAACGATTTAGGGAGGCGGCCGTTTAGGGAGTTGGTGCGAGATGTGAAGTTCGACCTGCTGAGGATTTGGGCGTTATTTCCGGGTGTTGTTACGGTGTGGTCTGACATAGTGCCGCGTAAGTCGTGGAGGGAGGCCAGGTCGGTCGAGAGCATTAATAAAGCCCGGATCaaggtgaatagggcggtgggcagGTTTATGGCGCGGAATGGGGCTGTGGCGGTACGTCATGAGGAGTTGGAAAAAGGAGTCGGTGCATTTTGGAGGGCGGATGGAGTGCATTTGAATGCGGTAGGGACTGATCTGTGGTCTTTGGGGATCCAAAATGGAGTGGAGATAGCGTTacggatgtggagggacgcgcaggctTGA